AGCGCCTGGTAGATCCGGCGCACCGAGTCGCCGGAACCGCCGGAGCCGGTGCCGCCCTGACTGATCGTCATGACGACCGCGTAGTCCTTGCTGTAGGTGGTCAGCCAGGAGGTGGTCTGCTTGCCGGCGACCTCGGCGGTGCCGGTCTTGGCGTGCAGCTCGATCTTGCCCTGCGGCCAGCCGGCGCCGGTGAACTTCCAGGCGGCGGTGCCGGAGGTGACCACGCCCGCGGTGGCCTGGTCGATGTACTGCAGCAGCTGGCCCTGGGCCGGGATCTTGCCGTCCTCGTGCGGGGCGATGTCGCGCACCAGGGTGCCGTCGGGGCTGACGACCGCCTTGCCGATGGTGGGCCGGTACAGGGTGCCGCCGTTGGAGAGCGCCGAGTAGATCCGGGCCATCTGGAGCGGGGTGACCAGGGTGTCGCCCTGGCCGATGGCGAAGTTGACCATGTCACCGGCGCGCATCTGGTTGCCGTCGGCGCAGTTCTCGCGGGCGATCTCGTCGGCGTACTCGTGGCCGCCCTTGGCCGCCTGCTCGCACCAGGAGTTCTTCATCGCGTCGTAGTACGACTGCTTCCACTGCCGGTCGGGGACCCGGCCGGCCACCTCGCCCGGCAGGTCGATGCCGGTCTTGGCGCCCAGGCCGAACTGGTGGGCGGTCTTGAAGAACCAGTCGGGCGCGTCCTTCTTGGGCTTGAGGCCGCCGTCCTTCATCCACTGGTCGTAGGCGAGGCCGTAGAAGACGGTGTCGCAGGACACCTCCAGGGCCTTCTCCAGGGTGATGTCGCCGAAGCTCTCGGACTCGAAGTTCTTGAACTCGCGGCCGCCGATGGTCAGCGACTTCGGGCAGGGGTAGCGCCCGTTCAGGGAGTACCCGGCCTGCACGGCGGCGGTGGTGGAGATCACCTTGAACGTGGAGCCGGGCGCGGACTGACCCTGTATGGCCCGATTGATCAACGGGTAGTTGGAGTCCTTGCTGTTCAGCGCCTCGTAGTCCTTGGCGGAGATGCCGCCGACCCACAGGTTGGGGTCGTAGGTGGGGGCGCTGGCCATCGCGACGATCCGGCCGGTGTGCACGTCCATCACCACGGCCGCGCCGGAGTCGGCGATGTAGTTGCTGCTGGTCTCCTTGTCGTACACCTTGCGGGCCTCGGCCATGGCCTGGGCGAGCTGGTCCTCGACCACCTTCTGCACCCGCGCGTCGATCGAGGTGATCAGGTTGTTGCCGGGCTGCGCGGGGGTGTTGCCGGCGCTGCCGATCACCCGGCCGAGGTTGTCGACCTCCAGCCGGTCGACGCCGGTGGTGCCGCGCAGGTCGTCGTCGTAGACCGACTCCAGGCCGGCCCGGCCGATCTGGTCGGACGGCAGCCGGCGGGCGCGGCCATCCTTGTCGGCGGTCTTGGTGACCTCCTCGTCGGTGACCGGCGAGAGGTAGCCGAGGATCTGGGCGGCGCTGGCGCCCTCGGCGCCGGTGTAGCGGCGCAGCGCGGTGGGCTGGGCGGTGACGCCGGGGAAGTCCTCGCGGCGTTCCATTATCTGCATCGCCTGCTGGGTGGTGGCCTGCTGGGTGACCGGGATCGGCTGGTACGGCGAGCCGTTCCAGCAGGGCTGCGGCGTCTTGGCGTCGCACAGCCGGACCTTGTTCTTCACCTCGTCGGCGGGAACGCCCAGCACCTCGGCCAGCCGGGTCAGCACCGCCTTGCCGTGGTCCTTCTGCTGCAGCAGCGAGGTGCGGGAGACCGACACCACCAGCTTGGTCTCGTTGCCGGCCAGGATCCGCCCGGAGGCGTCCAGGATCTCGCCGCGGACGGCGGGCTCCACCACCTCGCGGATGTGGTTGCCCTGGGCCTTGGCGGTGAACTCCTTGCCGTTGCGGATCTGCAGGTACCACAGCCGCCCGCCGAGGGTGGCCAGCAGCGACAGCACCAGCACCTGGAGGACGACCAGACGGATCGTCACCCGGCGGGTCCGTCCGGTCTCGGGGATGTTGCTCACGTGCGCGGACTCCGTCCCGGCTCAGGGGCGCTTGGCGAGGCCGAGCGCGCGCTTCTTCTTGTAGGGGGTGGAGGAGGCCTCCCGGGTGGTGCGGTAGCGGGCCAGCGCGCCGAGGCCGGAGCCGCCGTCCGCGCCGCGCACCGTCTCGTTGACCACCCGGTCGCCGTCGAAGCGGCGGGCCAGCAGCATCACCAGCGGCACCGTGAACGGGGCCAGCAGCACGTCGTACAGCAGGGCGCTGAAGACCAGGCCGGTGACGCCGACGTGCCGGGCCGCGGTGTCGCCGACCAGCGCGCCGACCGTGGCGTACAGCAGGGTGGAGACCACCGCGGCGACCGCGACCACGCCGATCGCGGAGAGCGCCGAGCGCTGCCGGCCGGCCTCCGGCCGGAGCATGCCGGCGCCGTAGCCGATCAGGCAGAGCACCAGCGCGTACCGGCCGACCGCGTGGTCGGACGGCGGGGCGAGGTCGGCCAGCAGGCCGGCGGAGAAGCCGATCAGGCAGCCGCCCTTCGGGCCGTACACCAGGGCCAGGCCGACCACCACCAGCATCAGCAGGTCCGGGGTGGCGCCGGGCAGTTGGAGCCGGCCGAGGACGCTGACCTGGACCACCAGGGCGAGCACCAGCAGGACGGCGGAGAGCAGGATCCGGCTCGGACGCAACATCAGTTCCCCCCGGTGGCAGGCGGTGCGGCGGCGATCGGCGCCTGCGGGTTGCCCGCGGCGCCTGCGGAGGCGGCGGGCACCGGCGGGAGCACCGCGTCGCGCGGGTCGGTGCGCGGCGGGACGACCACCACGCCGACCAGGTCGAGCCGGGTGAACTGCACGTACGGCTCGACCAGGATGGTCTTGGTGAGCTGGCCCGGGGTGGCCTGCACCTCCTTGACGGTGCCGACCGGGACGCCGGGGACGAACGGGCGGCCGCTCTGCGAGCCGAAGGTGACCAGCCGGTCCCCGGCCTTGACCTGGGCCCGGCCGTTCAGCAGCTCGATCCGCATCGGGGAGGCGCCCTGGCCGGCCGCGAAGCCGATCTCGCCGCTGCCCTCCAGTCGGACGCCGGCGGTGAAGCCGGGGTCGGAGGCCAGCAGCACGGTGGCGGTGGTCGGCGCGACGGTGGT
The DNA window shown above is from Streptomyces sp. TLI_171 and carries:
- the mreD gene encoding rod shape-determining protein MreD produces the protein MRPSRILLSAVLLVLALVVQVSVLGRLQLPGATPDLLMLVVVGLALVYGPKGGCLIGFSAGLLADLAPPSDHAVGRYALVLCLIGYGAGMLRPEAGRQRSALSAIGVVAVAAVVSTLLYATVGALVGDTAARHVGVTGLVFSALLYDVLLAPFTVPLVMLLARRFDGDRVVNETVRGADGGSGLGALARYRTTREASSTPYKKKRALGLAKRP
- the mrdA gene encoding penicillin-binding protein 2, whose protein sequence is MSNIPETGRTRRVTIRLVVLQVLVLSLLATLGGRLWYLQIRNGKEFTAKAQGNHIREVVEPAVRGEILDASGRILAGNETKLVVSVSRTSLLQQKDHGKAVLTRLAEVLGVPADEVKNKVRLCDAKTPQPCWNGSPYQPIPVTQQATTQQAMQIMERREDFPGVTAQPTALRRYTGAEGASAAQILGYLSPVTDEEVTKTADKDGRARRLPSDQIGRAGLESVYDDDLRGTTGVDRLEVDNLGRVIGSAGNTPAQPGNNLITSIDARVQKVVEDQLAQAMAEARKVYDKETSSNYIADSGAAVVMDVHTGRIVAMASAPTYDPNLWVGGISAKDYEALNSKDSNYPLINRAIQGQSAPGSTFKVISTTAAVQAGYSLNGRYPCPKSLTIGGREFKNFESESFGDITLEKALEVSCDTVFYGLAYDQWMKDGGLKPKKDAPDWFFKTAHQFGLGAKTGIDLPGEVAGRVPDRQWKQSYYDAMKNSWCEQAAKGGHEYADEIARENCADGNQMRAGDMVNFAIGQGDTLVTPLQMARIYSALSNGGTLYRPTIGKAVVSPDGTLVRDIAPHEDGKIPAQGQLLQYIDQATAGVVTSGTAAWKFTGAGWPQGKIELHAKTGTAEVAGKQTTSWLTTYSKDYAVVMTISQGGTGSGGSGDSVRRIYQALYGVDDKGGIDNAKALLPQPQAQLPKFNPDGTAIIQAGYTYETGATFLDPARPAQTDPAATVLLAAVEPTRAGGYGRSRA